Within the Medicago truncatula cultivar Jemalong A17 chromosome 4, MtrunA17r5.0-ANR, whole genome shotgun sequence genome, the region AGGATCGATAGGTTGTCGATAGAATTGAGAGAAATATATAGGGAAAATAGAGGGAAAACAGAGGAaccaaacataaaaacagaGATACTAGAGAAAAAACAGAGAACCAAGCAATAAAACAGAGTAAATCCGAACCAGAGTGAAGTCGAAGCACGGTAGAGGTGCTGTGGCACGTAAGATCGTGCGATCCTACGTACTGGGACTCATTCCTGACTACCTTGGATGGAACTCCTGCATACATTGCTCCAGAGGTTTTATTACGAAAGGAGTACAACGGAAAGTTATCTCGGGTTTTatcaatcattttcttaaaaaccaCGTTTCAAATCACTTTTTATGGCTATTAACGACCATCGTTTAACAATTgacaaatataataatacagTATCATATCGATTAAAAAGTTCACCGTTTAGTAAAAATTGTCGATTCAGTTAGTGTTTTTGACTATTTTTGTATAGATTGCAGATGTGTGTTCCTATGGTGTGACACTTTATGGCATGCTAGTTGGTGCACATCCATTTGAAGAACCAGAAGATCATGGATATTTCAGAAAGACTATTGGGGTGAGCTCTAATTCTACTTCAGGTTCAAAGTGCCATTCACTATGAATAATCTCTTAATAGCAGGAAATTTGAACTCCGATTCTCTATGCCTGGTAGAGGAAAATAGTTGTTCAATACTCCATTCCCCATGATGTACAAATTTATGCCAACAATCATAACAGTGTTTCAAACTAGTAAGTGCAGTTTTTAAATGGAATAGACAAGAATTTCAAGAAAGGGTCCCTAACCCCTGCCCTGTCCCAACAAGACAAAGTAAACAAAAGTCAAAACTCAACAACAAAAGCACATGTGTAATCTTGATAGGGAACTAGTGAGCTAGAGTTTCAAGGGTCAAGGGTCAAACACTATGGGacacaacaaaacaacatggattggtgtttgtttgtttgttacatCTACTTCAAACCAAACATACCTTAGTACttgttttgaagattaaaaGTCAATATATTAACAATAAATGGAACTCAAAATTCTAACAAAATTGACAAACAAAAAGTCTTTAAGCCAACAAAATTCAActgtttcattcattcattttctgtttcaataaaaaaaatctatccccccccctttgtatatttttttattgaactaATAACATCACATCACTAATGTCTCTTCTCAAATGTGACTACAACAAACaatatatcatcatcatcatgacataacagaaaacataaaaaaacttataaaaaagtATTGCCAACACGACCACGATGCAACAAATCATGAGCAATATTATCCCTAGCTTGAGCAGCAGCAACAGATTTCACACCATTCTCAGCAACcatttcatcatcaaaaagTTCAAAATTCCATGCAGGATCCATCTTCTCATTCCTCATTTCACAAATATTATGCAAAACACAACAAGCACCAAGAACACCAGGCAACTCCTCAATCTTCACCTCTATCCTCTTCTGCAAACAAGACCACCTTCCTTTCACCTTTGCAAACGCATCCTTACTCAGCTTCTGAATATCTTCCACTTTCTCATTAAACGCGTGCTGTGTCCAAGTAAGATTCTGATGTGTATAAGGAACCAAAATTCCATCCATCAAAGGGAACCCAGAATTTCCAACAACCCAAGAATCTTTCAAATTCCCTGTCATAGCTCTCTGATACATTACAGATTTCTCCAAAACTTGATCATCATTATAAGAACCAGGGTAACCAAGAAAAACATCAGTGAAAACCCCTTTAGCATCAACCACACCTTGAACAGTAACAGAGTATGCAGTTTTCTGGTTCCTCTGAGTCTGCCTCTTATTGAAATAAGAATTCACATTGTTCTTAGGTGCAATTATTGGAATATGTGTGGTATACATTGAACCACCAACATTTGGCATTCCAAAAAGACCCTCAAACTCTTGTTTAATCAAATTCATCTTATTTTCATCAGGCCAAGTAATAAACTTTGGCATAAGAACTTTCTTGATTGCAGCACAAACCTCAAGAACCAGCTTATGACAGGTGGATATACCCAAACCGAACCTCTTTGAAACCAGCCTTAGAGGATCACCGGTGGCGAGTCTCCAGATACAAACCGCCACGCGCTGCCGCCCCGGAATTGCATCCCTTAGCAAAGTGTTTTTCTTTGAAACAGCTGATTCAAGTTCTTGGCATATAAACTCGAACGTTGCTTTGCTCATCCGGAAACATCTCCTGAACTCTTCTTCGGGAAAGTCTGGACTGCTGCATTTCTGCCACCAGTCTTTTGGACGTTCTTTCACCCATAACCGTCTTACTGGACCCCCCATTACTGAAGAAGAACTAGCAGTCGCGACAGCAGCATGTGTGTCGCGACGCTGTTTCTTTGGAGGTGATGATGTCAACTCGTCGAAGTCAAAATCAATCTCAAAGCTAGAGTtgttcattgttgttgttgttgttgttgttggtattTGTTGTTGTGGTGTATCCATTTGAATGAGAGTAGTAAGGAAGTTGTTTAAAGAATTAGTAtcattgaagttgttgttggtgtttttcaCATCAATCCATTGATAATGTAACTCCGATTGTGATTGTGATGAATCTTCGGGGTGATTTCTTTTCTTTGTGTTTACATTTGGCTGTTCCAATTCAGGGAAAAAATGGGAATAATCttcaaaagaagaaggaaatagTGAATCAATCTCCATGTGAAAAATGAGTATTAGTACTTTTTTTGTGTGAACGCTGAAGAATATTGTGGTGAgttgagaaaaggaaagagagaaaatgggTTTATATGAGTGAAGGAAAAAAGCGTGTGAACGCGGTACTTTGACTACGACTCTACAATAATGAGTGTGTGTTTAGAGAAAAGAAAAACgtgtttttttctctccataGTAGTTTGGTTTGTAACTCAACgcgtttgaaaaaaaaaaaaaaaaaacgaaaaacatTGGAAATTGGGAACGAAATGTGTCAGAAGCTAACTTTGGTCAACAAAAAGTATAACTATGTGTAGTTAGGATTTGCCATAGCATAAATCCAAAAACTATACTACTGCTGTTACTACATGCAAAGACCAAGGGTGTGTCCAAAAAGCTTAAATCACTTCTCTATTTATTGGCGTGAtgttcattaaaataatcatacatataataaaaaaaccTAATTGCTAAATATACTAATATTTTGACCAACTAATTGTTgtatataaaaaagaataataatttactATTAAAGCCTAAAAATTGGATTTGAATGAATTATTAATATTCCTTTTTCTAAAAATACACAATGAATGTACATGGAAGaaatttttctgttattttttccaaaaaaataaatttggaatTAAAGACTAAAAAGTTGGATTTGAatgaattattaatattattttttctaaaaatactcAATGAAAGTACatggtttttgttattttttcctaaaaagaaattttttgctATTAAAGACTAAAAAGTTGGATTTGAATGAGttattaatattcttttttttttcttctaaaaatacTCAATGAATGTACATGGAAgctagttttttatttgttaaaataaaatcccaCATAGGGCTATAAGAAGAAATTTAACAATTGATacattttgcttaaaaaaattgatacattgAAAGTTGTGTTATGCATTTTAGTTATAATGGTGatatactttttcttttaataattttgaaaaagaattattttaatattacaaTTAATGTACAAGATTGACTAAGACTACTAATGAATAAAGAAAATACTCGAgtcaaataattataatattaatatattatttaaccAAACAATTAAACTTAAATGTTAATGACTTTCACTAAATGATGAATCATTCGGAAGAATCTGAGTTCGATTTTGGATCATCTTCCTCTAAAAAACCAAAAGGttaatactaaaaaaagatTTATCTATTCTCTAACGATGAAAGTTAattaccaataaaaaataattatgccTCATTCTAATTGTCTGAAAGTTCACcatttctttttatcttttgtgTCTTTTTTTCACACCAAACAATAACGACTCGCCAGTTTTCACGACTTTATGTTTTGAGGCACAATActaattatcttaaaaaaatatttatcttccTAAAAACCGTAAAAGAGAATAATTAGCATtacattatatttaatttacatttactacaaataatttttaagatGTTCATCTACTTTTATCTTGCATCATATCTATTTGATGCAATGGAACTACCTTTctctcaattattttttttaaataatctaatgaaaaattacatttgtttcaatatttaggagaaacaaattttattaaaagaaataaatcataataaaaaacattaataaataCATCTCacttataattaatataaaaaaaacacggGAGAAACATTTATCACCGACAATACAATTCTTATacattttactccctccgtttcaaaatgaatgtcgttttagccaaaaaaaattgtttcaaaatgaatgtcactttcagtttccaatgcaataataacttcttctttttttcaattgtacccttcaattaatattatgttcCACTACTTCCAaggtattattttttctttaatgaaaaacagaccaatagttgattaggataatttggtaaaattactATGACATTTGAcaactttatttcattccttaatatgtgtgatatatttctttaataaaaaatagaccaatagttgattaggagtAGTTTGAATGGTGAGATATATTtccttttattgattttgaaaaagaattattttaatattataattataattaatgtaCAAAATTGACCAAGACAAGGATGATATCCGTGTCAAGTACGTGGAATTAATGcatcaacaaaatttaataaaaattttattttaaaattaaattaaaaattaagtcATACAAAAATACATTTCACATAAAATCAAtgtatttttaagttatttgacatataaatttacataaattataaagtttttttttttttgaagaagctaaactagccCGCCTACATTGGCACTGGAGAGAATCTAACCTGAAACCtcaaggaggagcacactctcaTATCCCAAGTCAATACCATCAGACCAACTCAAGTGGATTTATAAAGTTAATTATACTATTGTATAGTTTTTgtaaaaatgtatatattatatagttgTATTAACTTTGTCAATGAAgattaactcagttggtaaggaatTGACTCACCTGCAAGACCGTGAGTTCAACTCTCGTTGTGAATGTCAGGACCTATTTGATGCTTGATTTGTAAGTACCTTCGTAAAGCGCACTTTGACCCTTGAAGCTTTTACTCACCCTAGTAAACCTCTCGAGCCAAATTCACCCAAACTAATatctaacaaaaaaatgcaaaatctaTCAAGGACATGAACAAATATGCATAGGGTGGAAATAGGCCAGGCTGCTCGTCAGGGGCCTATGACCCGGCCTACCTAAAGTCTGGCTCGGCCTAATTTGTTTATTAAACAGGTTAAACTCAAGCTTTTTATAAAGCTCATTAATTTAAATAGGCTAGGCCGAGGCTTATAGAAAATCTAGTTAGACTTATCAGGCCAACCCATATATGtgcaattatatatatactGCAACCACATTATATAATACATGCATATTAGCTTTTACAAAATGGATGTGTTAGCTCCACAAATTTTTAATGGATATacgtgcaatatatatatatataaagagagagagagggtgtTTCAAATGAGAGCATTCTTATAATGAGAGGAATTAATATTAACCATTGAATATAATCGTACGGTGCAGATTCAAAAGCTCATGGAAAAAGTAATTGCACGTGATTCTATTTTCCTACCCTTTCTCCTTCCTCTCTCTCGCCGAAACACCGTAAGTCTTGAACAAAACCCTTTAATGGAGATTGGAGCTACACTTAATTTGGTGGACATACCTTCATATCTTAGTTGTGTCTATATAGGTACAAGAGATGAAAGGAAAATGATATTCTTATTTTTCTACATTATTTGATGTTCATCATGAAGTCTGCATCG harbors:
- the LOC112421114 gene encoding protein ALP1-like — protein: MEIDSLFPSSFEDYSHFFPELEQPNVNTKKRNHPEDSSQSQSELHYQWIDVKNTNNNFNDTNSLNNFLTTLIQMDTPQQQIPTTTTTTTMNNSSFEIDFDFDELTSSPPKKQRRDTHAAVATASSSSVMGGPVRRLWVKERPKDWWQKCSSPDFPEEEFRRCFRMSKATFEFICQELESAVSKKNTLLRDAIPGRQRVAVCIWRLATGDPLRLVSKRFGLGISTCHKLVLEVCAAIKKVLMPKFITWPDENKMNLIKQEFEGLFGMPNVGGSMYTTHIPIIAPKNNVNSYFNKRQTQRNQKTAYSVTVQGVVDAKGVFTDVFLGYPGSYNDDQVLEKSVMYQRAMTGNLKDSWVVGNSGFPLMDGILVPYTHQNLTWTQHAFNEKVEDIQKLSKDAFAKVKGRWSCLQKRIEVKIEELPGVLGACCVLHNICEMRNEKMDPAWNFELFDDEMVAENGVKSVAAAQARDNIAHDLLHRGRVGNTFL